In one window of Palaemon carinicauda isolate YSFRI2023 chromosome 2, ASM3689809v2, whole genome shotgun sequence DNA:
- the LOC137616268 gene encoding homeobox protein Nkx-2.5-like, whose protein sequence is MACTLAYFPPFETLERAASPEGRRSNNNEDSLQLHEPHSAIQAAADSTEQPTASLTPPEDDMEAIEVDDCVEEELESTGRKRKRRILFSKAQTYELERRFRQQRYLSAPEREHLASLLDLTPTQIKIWFQNHRYKTKKMIRERGLDGPLPPLGATLGSFSQSLRCLAPMAALSRDSTITSPAHRLHEYLLPGDRLPGLDCHPPPLLPLGLPHAQFPGLLPLFPVCPFTPPALSTSSLLSQASSPLRASLSTSITSPSTSLSSSSSSPFVPPTSSAGVAAAAAAAAAAAAAASNLCTSTRTPPAVAQDISKALSLSRPNTMRAEGVCW, encoded by the exons ATGGCGTGTACAT tgGCTTATTTTCCCCCGTtcgagaccttgg AAAGAGCGGCGTCGCCAGAGGGCAGGAGATCAAACAACAATGAAGACAGTCTCCAACTCCACGAGCCTCACAGCGCCATCCAAGCGGCTGCCGACTCCACGGAACAGCCAACGGCGTCCTTAACCCCTCCGGAGGACGACATGGAGGCCATAGAAGTCGACGACTGCGTCGAGGAGGAACTGGAATCGACGGGGCGTAAGCGCAAGCGGCGCATCCTCTTCAGCAAGGCGCAGACCTACGAGCTGGAGAGGCGCTTCCGTCAGCAGCGCTATCTCTCGGCTCCGGAAAGGGAGCACCTGGCTTCACTTCTGGATCTCACTCCGACCCAGATCAAGATTTGGTTCCAGAATCACAGGTACAAGACGAAGAAGATGATTAGGGAGAGAGGCCTCGACGGACCGCTTCCGCCCTTGGGAGCCACCCTCGGATCCTTCTCCCAGTCGCTGCGATGCCTGGCCCCCATGGCCGCCCTTTCGCGGGACAGCACCATCACCTCGCCCGCCCACAGACTCCACGAGTACCTCCTGCCTGGAGACAGGTTGCCGGGACTGGACTGCCACCCTCCTCCGTTGCTGCCCCTCGGATTGCCTCACGCACAGTTCCCGGGGCTTCTGCCCTTGTTCCCAGTGTGTCCGTTCACGCCGCCCGCCCTTTCAACGTCCTCCCTCCTGAGCCAAGCCTCCAGCCCGCTCAGGGCCTCTTTATCGACGTCCATTACTTCGCCCTCCACTTCGCTTTCGTCATCGTCCAGCTCCCCATTCGTGCCTCCGACGTCCTCTGCCggggtagcagcagcagcagcggcagcggCGGCAGCTGCAGCAGCAGCTTCCAACCTCTGCACTTCGACCAGAACCCCTCCAGCGGTGGCGCAAGACATCAGCAAAGCCCTGTCACTCTCCCGTCCGAATACCATGAGAGCGGAGGGGGTTTGTTGGTGA